In Lepus europaeus isolate LE1 chromosome 23, mLepTim1.pri, whole genome shotgun sequence, a single genomic region encodes these proteins:
- the LOC133752115 gene encoding D-dopachrome decarboxylase-like, which produces MPFVELDTNLPADRVPAGLEKRLGAATAAILSKPEDRVSVTVRPGLTMVLGGSTEPCAQLCVSSIGVVGTAEQNRGHSARFFEFLTKELALGQDRILIRFYPLEPWQIGKQGTVMTFL; this is translated from the exons ATGCCGTTCGTAGAGCTGGACACGAACCTGCCCGCCGACCGCGTGCCCGCGGGGCTGGAGAAGCGGCTGGGCGCGGCCACCGCCGCCATTCTGAGCAAACCCGAGGAC CGCGTGAGCGTGACGGTGCGGCCGGGCCTGACCATGGTGCTGGGCGGCTCCACGGAGCCCTGCGCGCAGCTGTGCGTCTCCTCCATTGGCGTGGTGGGCACCGCCGAGCAGAACCGCGGCCACAGCGCGCGCTTCTTCGAGTTCCTCACCAaggagctggccctgggccaggacAG GATACTCATCCGCTTTTACCCCCTGGAGCCCTGGCAAATTGGCAAGCAAGGGACAGTGATGACATTCTTATGA
- the LOC133751882 gene encoding glutathione S-transferase theta-3-like: protein MGLELYLDLMSQPCRAVYIFAKKNGIPFQLCPVEVLKGQHYTESFTQVNPLRKVPALKDGDFTLAESVAILLYLSRKYKAPDHWYPQDLQARARVDEYLSWQHTALRSCCTRAMWQKLLFPVFLGQAVPPETLAATLAELDRCLQLLEDKFLRDQPFLAGPQISVADLVAITELMHPVSAGCRVFESRPKLAAWRQRVEAAVGKDLFWEAHAVIMKAKDIPPAEPAVKEKLGPLLQVLLQ, encoded by the exons ATGGGCCTGGAGCTCTACCTGGACCTGATGTCCCAGCCCTGCCGCGCCGTCTACATCTTCGCCAAGAAAAACGGGATCCCCTTCCAGCTGTGCCCCGTGGAGGTGCTCAAAG GCCAGCACTACACTGAGTCCTTTACCCAAGTGAACCCCCTGAGGAAGGTGCCGGCCTTGAAGGATGGAGACTTCACCTTGGCTGAGAG TGTGGCCATCCTTCTGTATCTGAGCCGCAAGTACAAGGCCCCTGACCACTGGTACCCCCAGGACCTGCAGGCCCGCGCCCGTGTGGATGAGTACCTGTCGTGGCAGCACACCGCCCTGAGAAGTTGCTGCACCAGGGCCATGTGGCAGAAG ctgctgttccctgtgttCCTGGGCCAAGCTGTGCCCCCTGAGACGTTGGCGGCCACGTTGGCTGAGCTGGACAGGTGCCTGCAGCTGCTTGAGGACAAGTTCCTGCGGGACCAACCCTTCCTTGCTGGTCCCCAAATCTCCGTGGCTGACTTGGTGGCCATCACAGAGCTGATGCAT CCCGTCAGCGCCGGCTGTCGCGTCTTCGAAAGCCGCCCGAAACTGGCTGCGTGGCGCCAGCGTGTGGAGGCTGCGGTGGGGAAGGATCTCTTCTGGGAGGCCCACGCGGTGATCATGAAGGCCAAGGACATACCCCCGGCAGAACCGGCCGTGAAGGAAAAGCTGGGGCCCTTACTGCAGGTGTTGCTGCAGTGA
- the LOC133752101 gene encoding D-dopachrome decarboxylase-like produces MPFVELDTNLPADRVPAGLEKRLGAATAAILSKPEDRVSVTVRPGLTMVRGGSTEPCAQLCVSSIGVVGTAEQNHGHSARFFEFLTKELALGQDRISIHFYPLEPWQVGRQGTVMTFL; encoded by the exons ATGCCGTTCGTAGAGCTGGACACGAACCTGCCCGCCGACCGCGTGCCCGCGGGGCTGGAGAAGCGGCTGGGCGCGGCCACTGCCGCCATTCTGAGCAAACCCGAGGAC CGCGTGAGCGTGACGGTGCGGCCGGGCCTGACCATGGTGCGGGGCGGCTCCACGGAGCCCTGCGCGCAGCTGTGCGTCTCCTCCATTGGCGTGGTGGGCACCGCCGAGCAGAACCACGGCCACAGCGCGCGCTTCTTCGAGTTCCTCACCAaggagctggccctgggccaggacAG GATATCTATTCACTTTTACCCCCTGGAGCCTTGGCAAGTTGGCAGACAAGGGACAGTCATGACATTCTTATGA